The nucleotide window ATAAATAAATCTGTTCATCTTGGTGGAGACGTGAACATCAGCTGTCAAATGGCAAAAAAAATGAAAGTATATTTCTGCAAAGAGGACAATCAGAGGTGCCAGATAATGAGAGCATCTAAAGAGCCACAAATGACTCCTGGAGAGAGAGTTTACAATGTGAGTGTCAGAGATGCTGGAGTTTACTGGTGTGGAGCAGAAACCAGAGACACACATCTGACCTTCATCTCCCTGACCACTAAAATCCAGCTCAGCGTCATCAGTGAGTCCATTCAGATGATTCTGGAGTGAATACAGTCTGTTCACCATCATCtgtgtgttaaatgtgtgtgtttgtgtgcagtgtCTCCAGTAGTGAGACGTGAAGGAGAATCTGCTCAGATCTTCTGCCCTTATGATTCAATCTATCAATCAAAGTCAAAGTCTCTCTGTAAGGGGAAGTGCTCCACTAGAGACACACGTCCTCTGGATGAGACTGTgagagaagagaaagagagactgACTCTGCATGAAGACGTCACAGCAAGCGTCTTCACCGGGACCATCACTGGACTGACAGCAGAGGATGCTGGGAAATACTGGTGCGCAGTGACATTAGACAGAGAGCTGAATTATCTTTACACTCATCTGATGGTCATCATCAAGCAGGGTGAGGAAGCTTCACACGTCTGAATGTGGAAAACTAGGCCTGTCCACTGATGTTCTTGTGTTTCTGCTCATTTCCAGAGCTGAGCTTGACTAAGTATGAAGGAGACGACGTGTCCATCCAGTGCAGACATCATGATGGAGATCAGAAAAGCTTCTGCAGAGCACATGAAGCCTCCGCGTGTGTGAAGGATGGAGATTCACTGGAGACCATCAGAGATGCTCGATTCTCTATCAGTGATGAAGCGTCTGCTGGAGTCTTTACTGTCAACATCACTGATCTGAGAGCAGACGACTCTGGGGTTTACTGGTGTGGAGCTCACCTCATCACTAAAGTCAACCTCACGGTTATAAAGGGTAAGATAAGAGCACACTACAGCTAATCTAATTGTACCATTGTTGAGTATATTTTTTGTCATTGATCAGCAAAACATGCATAGCATGCCATAATTTCATCCATACATTCTCCAACTGAGCTGTAGTCTCAGCAAGAGGctcttaaattttattttaaatggacTTTTGTTGAGTATAATTTTTGTCAATTATCAGCAAAATATGAATGCCATTATTTCATCCATACCCCTTCAAGTTGATCTGGGTTGTGAGGACAGGACTCTCAGCCAGACTTCTCCCCAAACCAGGCATGTCAAACTTAGTTCTGGAGTTCTGcagtcctgcagagtttataTTCAACCTAATTAAATCCAGTTGATCCAGCTAATCAAGCCATTCATTCAACCCAGGCCCATTGTgtaaacgtagccccgcggacgtttctggaggccatgaaatacgtcccaggaggtatgtaaTTGCGCAGTTTTTGTTTACGCGAATCAACGAGAGGCCACTGTGCCGCGCTTTTTCACATCTCGAACGCCTCTCAGGAGCATTCGCCGTTtgtgcccgcgctgttctcgtgcGAAAAGCCACTGGAGGCCGCTGTTGaacgaccgtctgtccgactgactgattgacttaACGATCGACTGGGCGgctggccaatcggccgacccagcccgccctcctcctcctccttccttaaacccaagcgacgatttacaagccgtccagaaaagaaaagcaaaagccctcgtccaattttgaccgcgttttcagatttcgctgcattctcgccccgtcacaaactcgttcgcttttattgtttggattctgtttttcatcttacatGATtcctggaaccgctcttccctggactggAACCTGGTCGTCGCCACGGCCGCCTCCTCCGGGCCTCCTCTCCACGACGTAACACTACgagctaagcagacaaactggttgcggcgggaaagcccgcCACACAGAGATGAGCCGTCACAGCCAGCGAGCGCGAAGACGCACACACCACCCAATAGCGTTCacttgaaaaaaacaaatgtggccatacgtacctccggccacgtaaatcgcagtctccagaaacgtccgcgggggcTACGTTTCTAGAATGAGCTTcagttgcattcattcattcattcatccattttcctttagcttactacctttattcatcagagatcATCACACcgaaatgaaccggcaacttatgcagcatatgttttacacagtggatagccttccagctgcaacctgaaagtactgggaaacacccacacactctcattcacaatcatacactacggccaatatagtttattcagttcccctatagcgcatgtgtttggactgtgggggaaaccggagcacccggaggaaacccacaccaacacagggagaacatgcaaactccacacagaaatgccatctgacccagctgggactcgaacctatggcattcttgctgtgaagccacagtgctaacctctCAGAAACTGAGCTGGACATCCCTGcctcagacacttcctccagctcctggCAAAATCCTAAGGCTGTACCAGAAAAGCAGGAGACATAGCCCTTCCAGCATGTCATGGATCTTCTTCAGAAGGACTGGCCCAAAACACAGGTGAACACATCTGAAACAGAAGCCAGATCCAACTTAATGACTGCTCTCAGTGTGGCCAATGTACCTACAAAAATGTTTGGCCATTGATATTCGAGATCATGACCTTTTGCTCATGAAACAATATTCATGATGAGGAATGTAGATTGTCTGGTAAATCAAGAGCTTCACCTTCCGACCTTtctcttcaccacaacagacctgctgctgctgttgctgtaCCGATCTGTCAGCCACATCTGTCACAATTCACTGCAGACTGTTTCAGAACACAATAAAGGTTCAGGTCAGATGAAGCTAACagatttccgaataaagcgcgggagtgTCCGgcaactggtttaattttggacgggagcggGCGGTCTTACAACATTGCTTTCGACTTCCGAGCAAGCGAGCatacgtatgtatgtgtgtgagtgagacagcgtgatgctgcaTTTAGCTTGCTtgttgctctgtgtgtgtgtgtgtgtgtgtgtgtgtgtgtgtgtgtgtgtgtgtgtgtgtgtgtgtgtgtgtgtgtgtgtgtgtgtgtcgttacCTCGTTAGCATGAACATGCGTGTTGACAAGTGTTCATACCAGCTCAAAACCACAGAAATGAGCTGAAGGTGCACAGTCTTAAGATGGTCTGTGAAGAAGCTACAGACTTTATTCAGGAAACCCACAGTGAACAGAGAGAAGAAGAAGCTGAGCAGAGGCGGTGTGCAAATCTGCAGAGCAGAGAATCAATTACACTCATTTTACTGCAGGAAAACGAAGATTAAATGCACAAACATACAATTTACAAGTGTCTTTATTCACCTTGACTAGCTtcttttatgaaaaaataatcgAGTTCTATTGAAATGCTTTTACTCACTATTGTTCTTTAAAATGTGCACACCACAAACCACGTGTTTAAACAGATGATTATGTTAGAAATGTTTATGATAGAAAAATACACAACATTAATATCTCTTATATCTGTAATACATTATATCGAATTTCAGTAATTATGTagatattacttattttatttattatatagttcTGTTTGTCTAATTCTCACTCTGTGTTTCTGTTTTCTTTCAGATTTCTCCAAGATCGTCATCATCattactggtgtgtgtgtgattgtgctgCTGATCTGTGGATTCACTCTCACTGTGTGTAAATTAAGACGCAAGAGAACAGGTTTGATCATTACTGTGATTAAGTATTATAGTCAAATTCATTTGAGTGTTTGAGTCTCTAAACTGTTTCAGAGAATCTGTATTCTAAAAGTTTCTGTATTAGACCCATCTGTATGACAGTTTGTGTTTCTCTCACtgattaattcattttgttttgtttaatcagAAATAACCTCCACATCGGACAAGGGAAAGAGAGTGAAAAACACAGCGGTGAgttacagagtgtgtgtgtgtttacatttatttgtagataacaattatttggttattttatattttattatagtaaaaaatagcaatcatatatatatatatatatatatatatatatatatatatatatatatatatatatatatatatatatatgtcattcAGTGTAGCAATAATTTCTATGTGGTAAAATCTTCCTATGAATATTTAACAAGAATAATTTAATGTCTAATTAAGCTGTCTAAATTTGATCTCAAACGCTCATTAGTTGTAGTTTGTAATATTTCTGGGAAATATTATTTCCTTTTCCATCCCACCACTAATAAGTAatactttatttgtatttaataaattatgcaaatcactcttgtaaatgtattttgatgTGCACATAGACAGAGTGAGAGGGTATTTCTGTCTAACTTCTCAGCTCATTTTTTCTTGATTTCCACTTGTTTAGTCATCAGACAGCAGACGTGATCCTGGATCAGCAGAGATGACCAGTCCTGATGAAGGATCTTCTGATGAGCTTCTGTACGCATCCGTCACTTTCCAGAAGCAACAAGAGTCTCTCAGTGAAGCTGCAGTCACCTTCAGGACACGTCAGGTTTACTCTGATTATACCACAGTCAGTCTCAAATCAGACTGTCTATCTCACTGATAACTGCAGGGTTTTAATAAACTGTGATATGCACGTGCTTAATCTGTTCCTCGTTTTTTTAATCAGGGTAATTCACATCAGTTCAGTGTTGACCCATGAGACACTTTTTAGTTTCCACTGATGATGTTCTTTCACATTTAAAATAGCATCTGTGTGAAATGTTTGTCGTCTTGCTTCGAGGGTGTGATGAACACAGGAAATAAAGCACTGAGAGAAGTTTCCACTGCAAACACAGAGACACACTTAGTTATAATGAGTTTAATCTTTGCACTGGTACAGAATGTTTGGAATGTTTAGAATATCACAAGTTTTAGAACCTGACACTGTATTCCGCAGTTTCCATGGCAGTGCATCTATTTTCTTCAGTTAAGAATAATGGCAGATTTAAATTCTTTGTTTGATGTTCTGGAACCTGCGTTCGAAGTTCTGAACATTCTAAATGCCCCATGTGGAAGTGCACTGCAGCCCTTAAAGCGGTCACAATCCTTTTACCTGCTATAGATTTGTACTTGTGTGTTTCTCATTTTGCTCTGTTAGTCGTTTTCctgaaatattgtttattaaatggtaTTCATGAAGAATATTTAACATCAGTTATGGTTAGAGTTAGGttaatttaaatcattaaaatgtttttttcaataaTCAATTCACTAAAAATGTTCTTTGAGATATTAAATAAGTTTCTTTTCTGGCATCACTGCATTTAGAAGCTCTCATGCATTAAATAAACTTCATTGCATAATcatatattttacagaaaattataaatattctTGATTTGCTTTTGTTTCTAGTTTATTGCCCAAATTAAATGAGTGGATTCAGAGAGATCCAGAGAAGCAACAGTACAAGAAAATAATTATTATCTATAATGTTGTGTTTTAATTGCAGAACTAATCTAAATATTCACATATGAACTATTTGTCAGTGGTCCAGTCAGTACAATATTAAAACTGgattttttaatgattatgatctgtattattaattgttattgtGATCTCGAGGCTCAAACATGACCTGCGTTCTGTTGGTGTTTTAATGCTTGTGGAATGTAAGGTTGTTTTTTCCGTCCAGCTCAAAGCCACAGAAGCAGGTGAAGGTTCAGGCTCTCGGTTTAGTTTGACTGAACATTACAGAGACTCTCAGGCGCTGAAGATTAAAAGAAGACAAAGAGCTGCAAATCCTGTGTTCATCTTCATCTATTGAAGTCGAAATGTCATTGACTATTTTTAATTCGGCCAATGAATATAAAAGTCAGTAGCGTCCATTTTGCTTTTCTGTGCTCAAGACAGATGCAAAGATAATCTGCCTGATAATCTGGACAGAGATATGACAGTATTGTTGAATGTCAAATGTTTGTACAGgggtttaaatgtttaaatgtgcatATTTTAGCAACAAAACTTAATTATGAAAGCATTTTTAAGATGTAAATTGTGTAATTTCGGGAGAAAATACCTTTGATTAGCAAGAATAAAGAGACTCTTTGAAACTGTAAGTGCTTTTAAGTGGTGTGTGTTTGCAGAACTGTTTATTTTAGTCAGTGTGTGATGGTCAAACCACAACCCTACAGTGCAGTCATCTGCtggtgtgatttaaaaaaaaatgatggtcACAAACTTTCCACTCTATAAAAGCATTctgttcatttatatatatatatatatatatatatatatatatatatatatatatatatatatatatatatatatatatatatatatatatatatatatatatatatatatatgtgtgtgtgtgtatgtatgtatcttggaataataaggttctatctgtgttctgaacaATTGagattccatagcaaacagtatgtgtataacatttttttttaatattaaaaggcttaaaatgtaaacaactcatataaaaaaaacaacaaaaaaaaaaaacattctagctCTATGTATCCCAGCTCTTCTACAGAAGGTTCTACAGAAAGCTTTCCAGTACCAAAAATAATTTAAGATTCTTTATTTTAGAGGGCTGTGCAGCTTATCGGGTTAGGGTTACTTTGGTGGGCCAATACAACTGCAAAAACGTAAGCAAGTTTGCTTGTTTCTCATATGTTAAAACTCCTCTGAACATTCAAATATGCTAGAGCCAATGAGGTTTAAGCTGAGTTTTGACTCCTCCCATTTCCCTTTAGACCCCTGAATGACAGGACAGAGCGAAAGGGGACGGTTTTCTGTAATGAATTACGCTTTGATCTGTTTCTCAAACTGAAATATGTTCTGTctttattagactttttttttacacataatgAAGTGTATGAATGATTATTAATTGTTCAGTGGTTCATGAATCTCACTCATTTTTTATAAAGCAACACTGATAAATGGctctaataaatgattaaatttaactttatcagtttataaactaatatattaaaataattacttttataatagaaaacattactCTGGGATATCAAATAGGcctaaatctaaatataaattctAAAGCAAATGTACGCACTTAACACAACTTGTGGTCACATTGTAATagtttttgtaaatattataattaatcattTCCATGTGGAATAGCTCATTTAAGTGGAAACAACAAAAGCATTATAGAGAGACTCTGAAATTATTCTCTGAGAGCATCAGCTATTGATGTTTATTATTGATTACATTTATCTTCTGGCTCCACCTAGTGGTGAATATGTGTTAGTGTCTTCATTGTCCTGGTTTAAGTGAACTGATGTCTGTGCAGATTATTGCGTTCTGTCTGAACTAATTATTCCAGATGTCTTCATTGATTGACCAATATAGGTCTGGACTTGTGGATGGGAGTTTCTTCTATTGAGCTGATGAGCagaatcaggtgtgttttattaggaaGAGATGGAAAATGTGTATTATTGATGCATCTAAATTAACAAAGGTGTGAAATACCGGATTATATGTCTGCTagtatttgcattttaattatttttctgttGATGAATTGTGAATGACTCTGGTTTATGAGTCAACTGTGTGTGTTGGAAAATGAGGAATCAATCTGAAGGAACCAATTCTCGATATTGACTATATATGActtgttgtttatgtttttacgaTAGTCAGAGAGGAAGAATCTTCCAGCAGTTcactctgtgtttttttttaatgctgaagTTTGACTGCCAGCtgctgtccgtggtgctgaaTCCACATCAGAGATTTAGTTTAATCTGAACATAATTATCCAAACAAATCCAGGTCGATAGCTCATCTTTACATTAAACCCAGAGTATAATTATTAAATCAAAAGTATCAGatgattttatttacataaataattacAGCAGTGCCTTTACCATTGAGTACTAAGTGGTCTAGAGGACTTCAGTGATCTATTCCCATCTAGTGGAGGATTTAAATACTGCAGATCTGATTTACTTACAGAGAAGATTCCAGCTTTGTCCAGCAGGTGTCCACTGATGTTCAGTAAAGCTGCTCATTACTGATAAAGAGCTGAAGAAAGAGGAAGTCACTAAAGCAGACTGATGTAGAgacagagatacacacacacacacacacacacacacacatcattaacAACACTCACTCAACACTCAAGTCACAATGAAGATCCTCCTCGTCATCTCCGTCTTCACTTTAAAGCTGATCTCAGGTCAGAGCTTTTCTCTTTCAGTCACTGCAGTAATGATGCTGTTTTCTGATTATTAATCTGATCTACAGCTGATCCATATGTGGTGAAGTATATTAATGCCACTGGGTACTCTGGACGAAGCCTTCTTGTTAGTTCATGGAAGCCTTGGCATGAAAATGATACTAAATTCATGGGAAAGCTACAGGATAgaccaataataaaaaacaggaaACATCATCGGTGGATTAATGAAGGAAGATTCACTTTATTTTGTAATAATCTTGCAAGCTTAGTGCTTTACATTAAAGAACTGAACAAACAAGATGTTGGAAAATACTGGATTCGTGTTCAAGGCAAATGGTCAGTTGAAATTACTTTGAGTGTAAAAGAAGGTCAGTCATTTAATCAGTAAAAATCCTGTGTAACAGTCACTGATCGATCGTTATAGCTTTCATTAATAAAAAGGTATTTCTTTATTATATGAATGACAGATTCATGTTGTAAAGTGCCCACGAGTGTGATGGTGAACAATGGAGAGACGGCCAGTTTCAACTGTGAATCTTCACAGAGTCAGATAAACAATcacaaaattatattaaaaaaagcaaaggATTACATTGAGCTGATTTACAACTCATGGTATAATGAAGGACGAGTCAGTGTTTCAGATGACAGACCTGATCAGAAAAAGCTCTTCAGTGTGAGAATTACTGCAGTGACACCAGAAGATGGAGGAGTTTACTTCTGTGGAGTTCAGTTCTACAGAAACTCCCACAGTTACTCCATTATTATTGATGTTCATCTATTTGTTATTAGTAAGTAAAGCAAACCTAATCAAACCtgaattgttcatttttttatctgCATGTGATTTGATGATGTTTCTGATTGACAGCTGAAGTGGGCGTTTCTACAGTGATTGGCTACTCAGGAGCTGCTCTGATGATCAAGTGTGAACATCCTCAACACAAAACCAACACCAAATACATCTGTAAAGAATCATCAGCTGGATGCTCAGAAGAATGGATGAAGAATGGAGATGTTTCTGTAGATGAGGACAGCAGAGCAGGAGTCTTGATGGTGTTTTTTAGAGAGCTGAAAGCTGCAGATGCAGGAACATACAGGTGTGGAGTGAAGGACTCTGAATATACTGAGAGATTCACTCAACTTCAGCTCAAAGTCAGACACGGTGAGGAAACAGCAGATACTTTAGTATATAAAATATGTCTTCTGACTTTCTATTATCTTGATTTACAGATGGGAAATATCCAAAAGTCATGAATGAATCTGTTCATCTTGGTGGAGAAGTAAAGATCAGCTGTCAGATCATAGAAGAACAGAAAGTTTATTTCTACAAAGAGGAATATAATCAGAGCTGCCAGATCAGGAGAGCATCTGAAGATCCACAACTGACTCCTGCAGAGTCTGTGGGAAGTGAAGAGAGAGTTTTCACAGTGATCATCAGTAATGCGAGTGTCAGAGATGCTGGAGTTTACTGGTGTGGAGCAGAAACCAGAGACACACATCTGACCTTCATCTCCCTGACCACTAAAATCCAGCTCAGCGTCATCAGTGAGTCCATTCAGATGATTCTGGAGTGAATACAGTCTGTTCACCATCATCtgtgtgttaaatgtgtgtgtttgtgtgcagtgtCTCCAGTCGTGAGACGTGAAGGAGAATCTGCTCAGATCTTCTGCCCTTATGATTCAATCTATCAATCAAAGTCAAAGTCTCTCTGTAAGGGGAAGTGCTCCACTAGAGACACACGTCCTCTGGATGAGACTGTgagagaagagaaagagagactgACTCTGCATGAAGACGTCACAGCAAGCGTCTTCACCGGGACCATCACTGGACTGACAGCAGAGGATGCTGGGAAATACTGGTGCGCAGTGACATTAGACAGAGAGCTGAATTATCTTTACACTCATCTGATGGTCATCATCAAGCAGGGTGAGGAAGCTTCACACGTCTGAATGTGGAAAACTAGGCCTGTCCACTGATGTTCTTGTGTTTCTGCTCATTTCCAGAGCTGAGCTTGACTAAGTATGAAGGAGACGACGTGTCCATCCAGTGCAGACATCATGATGGAGATCAGAAAAGCTTCTGCAGAGCACATGAAGCCTCCACGTGTGTGAAGGATGGAGATTCACTGGAGACCATCAGAGATGCTCGATTCTCTATCAGTGATGAAGCGTCTGCTGGAGTCTTTACTGTCAACATCACTGATCTGAGAGCAGACGACTCTGGGGTTTACTGGTGTGGAGCTCACGTCATCACTAAAGTCAACCTCAGGGTTATAAAGGGTAAGATAAGAGCACACTACAGCTTATCTAATTTGACCTTTGTTGAGTATAATTTTATCTTATCAGCATAACCTGAATGccatccatttattcatatgTCTATATGGTTTTGAGGACTGCAGTCTCAGCCAGACTTCTCCCCAGATTAGGGGGGTCAAACTTAGTTCTGGAGTTCTGCAGTTCTGCTGAGTTTATATTCAGCCCTAATTTGATCCAGAAATACCTCATCTGCAAATATCAGTGATGAAATTCTGTGGTCCCTGAACCAGATTCCTTTGGCCTCAGGCTGTGCCCTTAATGACTACTCTCACCccgaccctaaacccaaccgacacagtactgtaaaaaaatgaattattgttatacagtgtcataaaaaatgctgctatgtTAATGTGCATATTGCACTTCCGGCCAGCCGCATTTCCAATCTAGACTTTATCCTTGATTTGccttgatgttgttgttttttttctctttttttttctttttttgctgtcatTCCTTGTTTATGGCATTGTTTTGTTATTGCAGTGACATTGTGCAATACATTGACAACTTTGTTTGTTTACATACTGATGTACTTCTAGATTccaaagaaataaatacataataatgaaaatataatgatttattattatcttaaaaattgtaataattttgtttttaattacagTGCTTTTCTCTGAGTCATTTTTGTCATTGTTTCATATGAACACtggaagtgtgttttttttttttttttttttgcatgaacaaACTGCTTTGTTTTTCCATCCAGCTCAAAGACACAGAAAGCAGCTGAAGTTTTAGACTCTTGCACTAGTTTAACTGCAAACATTAAGTTTGCCTTGCCAACCAGGGGCATTTATTCCCCGACATCATATCTACAGTGAGGTGGCAGTTCAAGTTGAGGTAACAAGAATGCAATTCTAATGATTTGTGCAagtatatttaaatgaattttaatcttatttcaattaatttgtgaaatataaaaTCACTTACTGAGTTGtctaaataaatgctttacagcAGTGAAGACAGTACATTTGATATTGTGACATTGCTCATGAATGCAGCAGGTGctttagtgtgtttgtgttttgacaaGTGTTCAGCTCAAAACCACAGAAATGAGCTGAAGGTGCACAGTCTTGGTTTGGTCTTTGAAGAAGCAACAGACTTTATTTAGCAAACCCACAGTGAACAGAGAGAAGAAGAAGCTGAGCAGAGGCGGTGTGCAAATTTGCAGAACAGAGAATCAATTACACTCATTTTACTGCAGGAAATAAAGATTAAATGCATGAACATTAGATTTACAAGTACTTTTAGTCACCTGTattcaattagtttttttgtgaAAACTATTTGAGTTCTAAATGCTTTTACTCACAATTGCATAAACCTTTAAGTGTTAAAGCAGATATTTATGTTAGAAATATTTAGGAAACAGATCAGTTATGTAGATATTACTATCTTACtctgtgtttctgtttttgttttgttgttttttgctttttctttcaGATTTctccctcatcatcatcatcatcatcatcatcattactggtgtgtgtgtgattgtgctgCTCGCTGTTGGATTCAGACTGATTGTGTGTAAATTAAGACGCAAGAGCACAGGTTTGATCATTTATGTCTTGATATTtcgtcactttagaattatagGGTTCTATCTTAcattttttatcaaaattgagttattgacatattcttattaaatggcaacttgtttacattatgggatgttttttttataagatgtttacattttaag belongs to Danio rerio strain Tuebingen ecotype United States chromosome 1, GRCz12tu, whole genome shotgun sequence and includes:
- the LOC101883825 gene encoding polymeric immunoglobulin receptor, with the translated sequence MKILFIFFFLTVQLISGQIFSLSVTGYSGGSLMLDSGRSSSSNSLYLLKHTHGGWGLIILENSRQDLWVSDGKFTLYLNKNRNMLFIRDLTPQDSGRYTVGLSAFEDMEIHLKVIEDSCCKRMKRQEVNLGRTGIFFCEYSQNHINHDKVVFKEGKNSIDEIINSTWKQVRFSWFNIRDKRHFNVIITAVKADDGGVYLCGVWINEHSYSYYIINTVHLQIITKVGVSTVIGYSGAALMIKCEHPQHKTKTRYICKESSAGCSGEWMKNGDVSVDEDTRAGVLMVFFRELKAADAGTYRCGVKDSEYTERFTQLQLDIRHGAKYPKVINKSVHLGGDVNISCQMAKKMKVYFCKEDNQRCQIMRASKEPQMTPGERVYNVSVRDAGVYWCGAETRDTHLTFISLTTKIQLSVIMSPVVRREGESAQIFCPYDSIYQSKSKSLCKGKCSTRDTRPLDETVREEKERLTLHEDVTASVFTGTITGLTAEDAGKYWCAVTLDRELNYLYTHLMVIIKQELSLTKYEGDDVSIQCRHHDGDQKSFCRAHEASACVKDGDSLETIRDARFSISDEASAGVFTVNITDLRADDSGVYWCGAHLITKVNLTVIKDFSKIVIIITGVCVIVLLICGFTLTVCKLRRKRTEITSTSDKGKRVKNTASSDSRRDPGSAEMTSPDEGSSDELLYASVTFQKQQESLSEAAVTFRTRQVYSDYTTGNSHQFSVDP
- the LOC141375286 gene encoding polymeric immunoglobulin receptor-like, with the protein product MGKLQDRPIIKNRKHHRWINEGRFTLFCNNLASLVLYIKELNKQDVGKYWIRVQGKWSVEITLSVKEDSCCKVPTSVMVNNGETASFNCESSQSQINNHKIILKKAKDYIELIYNSWYNEGRVSVSDDRPDQKKLFSVRITAVTPEDGGVYFCGVQFYRNSHSYSIIIDVHLFVITEVGVSTVIGYSGAALMIKCEHPQHKTNTKYICKESSAGCSEEWMKNGDVSVDEDSRAGVLMVFFRELKAADAGTYRCGVKDSEYTERFTQLQLKVRHDGKYPKVMNESVHLGGEVKISCQIIEEQKVYFYKEEYNQSCQIRRASEDPQLTPAESVGSEERVFTVIISNASVRDAGVYWCGAETRDTHLTFISLTTKIQLSVIMSPVVRREGESAQIFCPYDSIYQSKSKSLCKGKCSTRDTRPLDETVREEKERLTLHEDVTASVFTGTITGLTAEDAGKYWCAVTLDRELNYLYTHLMVIIKQELSLTKYEGDDVSIQCRHHDGDQKSFCRAHEASTCVKDGDSLETIRDARFSISDEASAGVFTVNITDLRADDSGVYWCGAHVITKVNLRVIKDFSLIIIIIIIIITGVCVIVLLAVGFRLIVCKLRRKSTADFFFQLENTSTPDKKKRVKNTTSSVSRRDPGSAEMISPDEESSDELLYASVTFQKEQESLSEAGVTFRNSQLKATESS